The Nakamurella antarctica genomic interval GCCTCGGTGGTGGTGGTTTCGGCCGCCAGCATTGCTCGCATCATCGCCCGCGTGACAACATCGCCAGCGGCAGCGAAGAGATGGTAGAGCTCCCCCGGGTCGGGCGCTGGCCGCTCACCGGTAGCGGCGCCAAAGAACAGGTCCCCATCGAACATGGTGTGCACCGGGTTCACGGCTCGAGCGAGCCCGTCGTGTGCCATCCCGGCCATCTTGGCGCATTGTGCCTTCGTCAAAGTTGCATCGGTAGCAACCACCCCCAAGGTGGTGTGGCTAATAGATTCCGCTGCTGCCGCCGTCACCGCCGCTGACGCATCCGCCAGGCCAACCCCGATCTGCGCTGCAACAGCGCGCAGCGCCGCGGCGTCGCCTTCCGTGGGCGTACTCGGTGTGGGCCCATCCTCGGGTCGCATCAGCGAAGCCCCCAGCAGCGCACCACTTTTCGGATCGAAAGGGATGCCGGTGGCGTTGGCTACGACCAAAGCAGAAATGATCGTGCCATTGGGAAGGACCGCACTGGCTTGACCAATGCCACCCTTGAACCGACCCGTACAACTCCCGGTTCCTGCACCGATGCTGCCTTGCGCCGCCATTTGGGTGGGTGAATTCTCCTGCGCTGCCGTTACCGCCAGAGCGCCAAATTCGGCGGTGGGTCGTGCGCCGAAGCGCCCACCGCGGCCAAGGTCGAACACCACGGCGGCCGGAACAATCGGCACCACTTCGTCCGCACGGGCGCCCACTGCGATGCCAATGCCCTGTTGTCCCAACGCTTCTGCCACACCCGAGGCTGCGGACAATCCGTACGCCGAGCCGCCGCTGAGCACGAGGGCGTGAACTTTCTCCACTGTCGCCAGCGGCGACAGCAAGTCTGTTTCTCGGGTTCCCGGGCCGCCGCCGCGAACATCAACACCAGCGGTCATCCCGCCCGGCGGCGCCAGCACCACGGTGGTGCCCGTTTGGTATCCATCGCCGATGGCGGTGTGATGGCCCACCCTGATCCCGGCAACATCAGCAAGCGCGTTGAGGAGAGTCATCGCCCCTTCCGTCCCCCCGTTCACAAAGCAGACGCAGACAGGAAGGACGCGGCGGCCAGCGCGAAAACCTTGGTGGACTCCACTATGTCGCTGACTGCTACAAATTCATCCACTTGATGGGCGATCCATTTTCCACCCGGTCCGTACACCACGGTGGGCAGTCCCGCATCTCGGGTCAGAATCGTTCCGTCAGTGGTGCCGGGTACTCCGCCATACACGGGCGGTGTGCCCACAACATGCTCATGAGCCAGAGCGAGTGCGCGCACCACAGCGGCATCCTCAGAAATCTCGACCGGAGGCCTGTCGTCCACGATGATGATGTTCGCTCGCAGACCCGCTTCAGTCGCGATTTGTTCGGTGAGAATTGTGATCAGCGTAATCAGACCGTCATGGTCGATTCCCGGGATAGTCCTGATGTCGAGATGCACCGCGGCAATTTCGGGGATCACGTTCCCTTGCTCCCGCGTACCTGCCTCGACAACCGTTGGTGTTAAGTAGAATTCACCCAAAGTCGGATGAGCTGGGTAGCGATCGCTCAGAGCGCTTTGCAACTCGCCTAGACCCATGAGCAGCGGCCCTACGGCGAGAATCGGATTTACCCCCTGGTGCGGCATTGCGCCATGAGCCATTTTCCCGGCCATCTCTACCCTGATCCTGATGGCGCCCTTACTGGCGGTGCAGATTTCGCCCGCCTCGGGTTCACAAATGATGACCGCATCCACTTCGGCGGCGAGGTCGGAGGCGGCAAAGTGCTTTGCTCCCAACATCATCCCCTCTTCATCCGCGAGGACCCCAACGAGAATCCGGCCGGAAAAGCCCGCTAGTTCGACGCCGCG includes:
- a CDS encoding P1 family peptidase, which produces MTLLNALADVAGIRVGHHTAIGDGYQTGTTVVLAPPGGMTAGVDVRGGGPGTRETDLLSPLATVEKVHALVLSGGSAYGLSAASGVAEALGQQGIGIAVGARADEVVPIVPAAVVFDLGRGGRFGARPTAEFGALAVTAAQENSPTQMAAQGSIGAGTGSCTGRFKGGIGQASAVLPNGTIISALVVANATGIPFDPKSGALLGASLMRPEDGPTPSTPTEGDAAALRAVAAQIGVGLADASAAVTAAAAESISHTTLGVVATDATLTKAQCAKMAGMAHDGLARAVNPVHTMFDGDLFFGAATGERPAPDPGELYHLFAAAGDVVTRAMMRAMLAAETTTTEAGCWPSYADTAPSIFTS
- a CDS encoding M20 family metallopeptidase, giving the protein MGEQPQRWGMIVGMADSEVVALFDRVLHHLDTEAAVQLTGELVRLRTVNDGPTEAGSPPVVEEPVASLVSSLMASFGWEVLRTEAAPGRPNIVGVVQGQGPGRTLMFEGHSDVVTEGDPASWSFDPYAGDIVDGNLRGRGSADMKSGIAAAIWAARGVELAGFSGRILVGVLADEEGMMLGAKHFAASDLAAEVDAVIICEPEAGEICTASKGAIRIRVEMAGKMAHGAMPHQGVNPILAVGPLLMGLGELQSALSDRYPAHPTLGEFYLTPTVVEAGTREQGNVIPEIAAVHLDIRTIPGIDHDGLITLITILTEQIATEAGLRANIIIVDDRPPVEISEDAAVVRALALAHEHVVGTPPVYGGVPGTTDGTILTRDAGLPTVVYGPGGKWIAHQVDEFVAVSDIVESTKVFALAAASFLSASAL